TCTCACCGCGGCCAAGGAAAAGCAGGGCGGGATGAGCTCGCCTTTGCTGGATCTGGAGTTCCGACGCAAACAGCTCGAGGCGGAGCGCCAACGCATCCAGCAATGGAAGCTGGAGGAGTCGGACAAGCTGCACTCGGAAGTCGGGGAGAATCCTGACGAGGCCGGCGTGGCGCTGTTCCGCCAGCGGATGGATTTCATCCAGGCCAACGCGCTTCGGATGGAGAAGGCCGCCCTGGCCCTCTACGGCCAGGACTTCTACAAGGACGATCCGACCATCGCGCCCTTGCGCGGCGCCCTGGCGGTCTTCGGGCTCAAGCCCGACGACATCGCGATCACCAGCTTCCACGGCACTTCCACCCAAGCCAACGACAAGAACGAGAGCGCGGTGGTGCAGCAGCAGATGGCCCACTTGGGCCGCAGCGAGGGCAACCCGCTCTTCGTCGTCGCCCAGAAATGGCTGACCGGGCACCCGAAGGGCGCGGCCGCCGCTTGGATGTTCAACGGCCTCGTGCAGTCCCTGTTGACCGGCCAGGTACCGGGCAACCGCGCCCAGGACAACGTCGATCCGGCGCTGCGCGAGAACAAGCACCTGCTCTATCCCAACCGCACCATCCCCGTGGCAGGCATGAAGGCGGGCCTCTTGCAGAGCTTCGGCTTCGGCCAGGCGGGGGCCCAGATCCTGCTCATCCATCCGGATTACCTCTTCGCCGCGGTGGGCGCGGAGGGGACGGCGGCCTACGCGGCCAAGCGCGCCGAGCGGGAGGCCAAGGCGACGCGGCATTGGCAGGACGGTCTCACGGCGCGGCGGGCCCTCATGATCCCCAAGACCGAGGCGCCCTACACGGCCGAGGAGCGCAGCCGGGTCTACCTGGATCCGACGGCGCGGGCGACCTTCTATCCCGGAGTCGGCTACCGCTTCAGTCCGCCCCAGGATGACAAGAAGGACGGCGGAAAATAAGTGGTCTTAGGTCCCGCGATGGGAGAAGATTTCGGCGGAGGGACGGATGTCCGCGGAAACTCGTGACCCATCAGAAAAAGAAGGGATCCGTCGGGCCTTGGCAGAGGCCCTGGGCACCGTCGCCGGCGGGGCTTTAGGGCTAGGCGTCGACGTCCAGCTGATCTCCGAGATCAACAGCGACAACCCCAACTTCCTCGAGCGCAACTTTACGCCCGCCGAGATCGCCTATTGCCGCGCGGCGCCGGACCCGCGCGCCAGCTTCGCGGGGCGCTGGGCCGCGAAGGAGGCCGTGGTGAAGGCCAAGATGAACGTGAGGCCGGAGGGGAAGAACTACACTCGCGGTGGCGGGGCGCCCTTGATCGAGATTGAGATCCTGCCGGGAAATTCCGGGGCGCCGACGGTGATCCAGCACGGCCGGGCCTTGGAAAACGCGCGGGAGATCGGGATCGCCGAGATCAAGGTGAGCATCAGCCATAGCGGGGATTATGTGGCGGCGGTGGCGATTGTTAGGATGAAGCCCTCCTAGTTTTGAATTGGAAACCCTGCCGGTAGTTGATAAAATTCGATAAATGGTAAAACAGGTCCTCCTTAACACCATTGCGCAATTTGATTTGACCTACACCTTGGTGCATCCGGACTTTCCCTGTCCGAAAATCGGTTTTAGGCCTGATTGGGAATCCATGCACGCGGGAATCCCCAACCTGCTCTTGGACCACTCGGCCTGTCCGGGAATCCAAGCCAGGGAAAGGATAGGCATTACTCTGTTCATGCCTTATACATGTAGATTCTTTCGGGATGGCAGGGTCGAGGTAGATACCTATTGGGAAGAGGGAGGTTCGGGGAAATTCACGTTTATCCCTACCCAAGAAATGGTGCAAATTCGGCCAACCGGCGAACGATTTCCGGGATACATCGCCGAATTGCCCCAATCGTCGAGCCTCAAATTTCCTCTTCATATGTTTGTCCTAGGTGATTTGCGGGTCGGGGCGTGGATCATTCAGGCGGGGGTTTTCATGACGGGCCTCCCGGAAAATTACACTCTACTGATGTTGCCTCTGCCGAATTATCGATATCCTCCTGGTTTCTCCGTCGGTCAGGCGATGGCACTTTCCCTTTCTAACATTTCCGGCCAAATGAAGATTCCCGTCGATATTGATTTCTCCGCTATTTCCGCGGAGCAGGATGCCATCGTTATTCCGCGCGGCCAGCCGATGGTTCACTACATTCCCGTCAAGCTTCCGGAAATCCGGCTGGTCCGCGATGATTCGATCCTCGATTCCGGGGGCAAAGCATGAAGGCAGTTATTTTGGCGGGCGGCAGAGGATCTAGGTTAGGAGAGGAGACCAAGCTTCGACCCAAGCCGATGGTCGAGATCGGCGGTATGCCCATTCTTTGGCATATCATGAAGATATTCGACCATTTCGGCTTTCGCGAATTTATAATCTGCCACGGGCTCCAGGGCTACGTGATTAAGGAGTTTTTTGGGAATTATTCCCTGCATATTTCCGACGGGGTTTTCCGACTGGGCTCAGGTTCGTACCGACCCGCCCAGCCTCCGTCGGAAGCCTGGAAAGTCCAGGTATTGGATACCGGCATTGATACGATGACCGGGGGCCGTTTAAAGCGAATTCAAAGGTTTCTGGAAGATGGCGATTTTTGTATGACCTACGGTGATGGTTTGGCGAATATTGACATTACTAAGTTGATTAAATTTCACAAAGATCAAGGGACCCTTGCAACCGTGACGGCGGTCAGGCCCCCGGCTAGATTCGGCGCTTTAAGTCTCAACGGAGACAAAGTTGCCGCTTTCGAGGAGCATTCCGTAGGCGAGTCTGGATGGATCAACGGGGGGTTTTTCATCCTTTCGCCTCGGGTCCTGGATTACATCGACGGAGACGATATCTCCTGGGAAGTCGACCCGATGGCCCGGCTGGTCCGCGAGGGACAGCTCTCGGCTTATCGGCACGAGGGGTTTTGGATGCCCATGGATACCCCTCGGGATAAAGCGAAGCTCGAATCCCTATGGGCGTCCGGACGGGCGCCCTGGAAGGTATGGCCATGAAATCGGGTTTCTGGCAGGGAAAACGAGTTTTTGTAACTGGGCATACCGGTTTTCAGGGATCGTGGCTTTCTTTGTGGCTGCAGCA
Above is a window of Deltaproteobacteria bacterium PRO3 DNA encoding:
- a CDS encoding holo-ACP synthase, with protein sequence MSAETRDPSEKEGIRRALAEALGTVAGGALGLGVDVQLISEINSDNPNFLERNFTPAEIAYCRAAPDPRASFAGRWAAKEAVVKAKMNVRPEGKNYTRGGGAPLIEIEILPGNSGAPTVIQHGRALENAREIGIAEIKVSISHSGDYVAAVAIVRMKPS
- the rfbF gene encoding glucose-1-phosphate cytidylyltransferase is translated as MKAVILAGGRGSRLGEETKLRPKPMVEIGGMPILWHIMKIFDHFGFREFIICHGLQGYVIKEFFGNYSLHISDGVFRLGSGSYRPAQPPSEAWKVQVLDTGIDTMTGGRLKRIQRFLEDGDFCMTYGDGLANIDITKLIKFHKDQGTLATVTAVRPPARFGALSLNGDKVAAFEEHSVGESGWINGGFFILSPRVLDYIDGDDISWEVDPMARLVREGQLSAYRHEGFWMPMDTPRDKAKLESLWASGRAPWKVWP